The nucleotide sequence TCCTCCGGAGCGGCGGGGGACCGCTTTCGGGTGGTTCCACCTGGCCGTCGGGGTTTCCGCCTTGCCGGCGAGCGTCCTGTTCGGGGTCCTGTGGACGAAGTACGGGGCGCAGACGGCTTTCGGGGTGAGCGCGGGGCTCGCGGTCGCGGCCTCCGGCCTGCTGCTCTTCCTTAGTCCCCCCAGCGCACCTGCGGGGGACGCCCCGGGGATTCGATGACCCGAAGCACGAACGGACGGCGGCGGCCCGGGACTTCGCCGAACCGCAGATCGGAGAACGTGAGGATCCGGGAGAAGCCCTCCTGCGAGGTCTGCACTACCGGGAACCGGGCGAACCACAGGTAGGTGCGCACTTCCGGGACATGGTCGACCGACCCGACCTCGGCCACGTCCTGTCCCCGGATGACGCGCTGCTTCCATGCCAACGAACCCGTGAAGGGGTTCACTTCGGCGCGCAGGAAAGTTTTCCCGTCGTCGATGAAGCCGTTCCATGTGAAGGGGCCCGCCGGGAAGGGGAACCGGCCGGGATGCTCGGGGATCGGAAGGGCCGGAAGACCCTCGAGTTCCTGCTTCGCCCACGCTTCCCCGACCAGTTGGATGCGGGCCAGGTCCTTGCCCAGGGAAATCTCTCCCAGCCGCGGGAGGGCCGCGGTGGAGACCACCGGAACGTCGTACCGCCTGGCCGCGCTCCGCACGGCGTCCTCGGCGCGGATATGGAGGACCGCGGCGATGCCCACGTACCCCGCGAGGACGGCCATCGCCAGGCGTGCACGAGCCGGCCGGCGGCGGGAGAGGGCAAGACCGGCGACGATGATCCCCGTGAAGATCAGGTCGATGACGAACAGGAGGTCGAAGGAGACCCTCGCGTCGGAAAACGGCTGGAAGATCTGGGTCCCGTACGAGTTCAGGAGGTCGAGGGATATGTGGAGGAGCTGCCCGAGCAGCACGAGCAGGTAGAGTTTCTTCCAGTCCTTCCACTTCCCGAACCGGTAGACGAGCAGGGCGACGAGGAGCGAGGTCAACGCCACGCCGGCGAACCCGTGGGAGATGCCCCGGTGGAGCCTGAGGTACAACTCGCTGCCCAGAAGCGTGGCCACGTGGTCGGCGTCGGGCAAAACCGAGCCGATGACCACCGCCGCGGTGGCTTCCTTCCGGCCGATATCCTTGGGAAGGGCCCGGGCCGTGAGCCAGCCCGCGAGCCCGTGGGTTACCGTATCCATGTTCGGGGGATTATATCATCCTGAGAGATCTTCCCCATAGGGTCAAATCATCTTCCCCGGGTCGAGGATCTTCCCGATCTCCTCCGGAGGGAGGACCTTCCTCTCCAGAAGGATCGCCCGGATCGTCTTTCCCGAGTGGTACGCCTCGTGGGCAAGCTCCGCGGCCTTGTCGTACCCGATCCGGACGGCCAGGGGCGTGACCATCGCCAGGCTCTGCTCGATCAGCTCCTCGCAACGCTTCCGGTTCGGGGTGATCCCCGAGACGCACCGGTCCGTCAGCAGGGCCGCCGCGGAGAAAAGAAGGCCGATCGATTCGAGCAGGTTGCGCGCCATCACCGGCAGCATGACGTTGAGCTCCAGGATCCCCAGCGAGCCTCCGAGGGTCACCACCACGTCGTTGCCGATCACCTGCGCCGACACCTGGATCGCCATCTCGAGGATGACGGGGTTCACCTTCCCCGGCATGATCGAGGAGCCCGGCTGAAGCGACGGCAGGTTGATCTCCCCGATCCCGCACCGGGGGCCGGAGGAAAGAAGCCTCAGGTCGTGGGAGATTTTCATGAGAGAGGCGGCAAGCCCCTTGAGCGCGCCGCTGGCTGCGACGAGGGGGTCCTGCGCCCCTATCGCCTCGAACCGGTTTTCCGCCGGGCGGAAAGGGATCCCGGTGGCGGCCGCGATCTCGGCGATCGCCCTCGCGCCGAACTCCGGGTGGGCGGAAAGGCCCGTCCCCACCGCGGTCCCCCCGAGCGGAAGTTCTTCGAGGTCCGCCAGGGCGGCCCGAATCCGCCGGATCCCGTGGTCGACCTGGGAGGCGTACGCGGAGAACTCCTGCCCAAGCGTGACGGGAACGGCGTCCTGCAGATGGGTCCGCCCGATCTTCAAGATGTCGGAGAATTCCCCCGCCTTCGCGGAGAGGGCGCCCCGCAGGGACGAGAGCGCTGGGAGAAGCCGCTCCGAAAGCTCGCGACGGGCGGCGATGCGGATCGCCGAGGGGATCACGTCGTTGCTGGACTG is from Candidatus Deferrimicrobiaceae bacterium and encodes:
- a CDS encoding metal-dependent hydrolase, with the protein product MDTVTHGLAGWLTARALPKDIGRKEATAAVVIGSVLPDADHVATLLGSELYLRLHRGISHGFAGVALTSLLVALLVYRFGKWKDWKKLYLLVLLGQLLHISLDLLNSYGTQIFQPFSDARVSFDLLFVIDLIFTGIIVAGLALSRRRPARARLAMAVLAGYVGIAAVLHIRAEDAVRSAARRYDVPVVSTAALPRLGEISLGKDLARIQLVGEAWAKQELEGLPALPIPEHPGRFPFPAGPFTWNGFIDDGKTFLRAEVNPFTGSLAWKQRVIRGQDVAEVGSVDHVPEVRTYLWFARFPVVQTSQEGFSRILTFSDLRFGEVPGRRRPFVLRVIESPGRPPQVRWGD
- a CDS encoding class II fumarate hydratase — protein: MADFRTEKDSMGAVRVPAQAYYGAQTQRAFENFPVSGVRMPLPVVYAAAMIKGFGAEVNAGLKLLDPSLAEAISRAAREVLEGKFDDQFVLDVFQTGSGTSTNMNVNEVLANRANELLGKPLGGNSPVHPNDHVNRCQSSNDVIPSAIRIAARRELSERLLPALSSLRGALSAKAGEFSDILKIGRTHLQDAVPVTLGQEFSAYASQVDHGIRRIRAALADLEELPLGGTAVGTGLSAHPEFGARAIAEIAAATGIPFRPAENRFEAIGAQDPLVAASGALKGLAASLMKISHDLRLLSSGPRCGIGEINLPSLQPGSSIMPGKVNPVILEMAIQVSAQVIGNDVVVTLGGSLGILELNVMLPVMARNLLESIGLLFSAAALLTDRCVSGITPNRKRCEELIEQSLAMVTPLAVRIGYDKAAELAHEAYHSGKTIRAILLERKVLPPEEIGKILDPGKMI